The genomic DNA CGACCGAGCAGGGTCGCCTGATGACCCTCGCCCATGGTCTGGAGACGCTGCCCCGGCCCAAGCTGGATCCCGAGGTCAAGGTCGTCCAGCGGGCCCAGCTCGTGGCCGCCTTCGAGGCCATGCTGCAGGAGGGCACCGCGAGCGGCGGGGCGGCGGACACGTCGGTACCGGAGCAGCGCCGGGCGCGCGGCACCCATCGGGCGGCGCCGTTGAGCAGGTTCCGGCCCCGTTCGCGGCTGGCCAAGGGCCTCACCGCGGGCGGACTGAGCGTGAGCGTGGCCGCCGGTGCCTTCGGCGGAGTCGCCGCCGCCAGTTCGGACGCCCTGCCCGGCGACTCGCTCTACGGCCTCAAGCGCGGCATAGAGGACTTCCGCCTCGGCCTCGCCGACGGCAACGACGAGCGGGGCCGGGCCTATCTGGACCTCGCCTCGACCCGGCTCAGCGAGGCCCGCCGGCTGATGGAGCGCGGCCGCAGCGGCCCCCTCGACCACGAGTCCCTGGGTGAGGTCCGCCGCGCCCTGTCCGGCATGCGGCACGACGCGTCCGAGGGCCACCGCCTGCTCAGCGCGGCCTACGCCCGCGACCCCGACTCACTGGCCCCCATGCAGGCGCTCTCCGCCTTCTCCCAGTCCCACCGGGAGACCTGGGGCGCACTGCGCGAGCGGCTGCCCGTGCAGCTCGGGGACGTCAGTGAGCAGGTGTCGTCGGTGTTCGACGCCATAGACGACGACGTGGCCCCGCTGGAGTCCATGCTGCCGCAGCCGCCGGCCCAGGACGCAGGCGGCGGGGACGGCGGTCTGCCGGGCGGTTCCGGCTCGACGACCACCGACACCCCCGGCTCCGGTCACTCCTCGGCGCCCCGCACCGGCGACGAGGGCACGTCCGAGCGCGGGCGTTCCCAGTCCGGCCGGCCCAGCGAGTCCGCCGAGTCCGGCGACGAGCGCGACGGGCTGCTCGGCGGCGGCACCGGCGGCCTGCTCGACCCGCCGAAGGACGACAGCGGCACCGCCTCCCCGTCCACGGGCGGCAACACCCCGCCCACGGAGCCGGACGTCACCCTCCCGCCCCTCCTCCCGGGC from Streptomyces sp. CB09001 includes the following:
- a CDS encoding DUF5667 domain-containing protein, with amino-acid sequence MIANVSAHRRANAFAQALEEQSDPGAAAEQSGGPATAGATAEPTEQGRLMTLAHGLETLPRPKLDPEVKVVQRAQLVAAFEAMLQEGTASGGAADTSVPEQRRARGTHRAAPLSRFRPRSRLAKGLTAGGLSVSVAAGAFGGVAAASSDALPGDSLYGLKRGIEDFRLGLADGNDERGRAYLDLASTRLSEARRLMERGRSGPLDHESLGEVRRALSGMRHDASEGHRLLSAAYARDPDSLAPMQALSAFSQSHRETWGALRERLPVQLGDVSEQVSSVFDAIDDDVAPLESMLPQPPAQDAGGGDGGLPGGSGSTTTDTPGSGHSSAPRTGDEGTSERGRSQSGRPSESAESGDERDGLLGGGTGGLLDPPKDDSGTASPSTGGNTPPTEPDVTLPPLLPGLLPGLGIEAEDAD